The following are from one region of the Aspergillus chevalieri M1 DNA, chromosome 1, nearly complete sequence genome:
- the PRP16 gene encoding putative mRNA splicing factor RNA helicase (Prp16) (COG:A;~EggNog:ENOG410PHRD;~InterPro:IPR011709,IPR027417,IPR001650,IPR014001, IPR007502,IPR002464;~PFAM:PF04408,PF07717,PF00271;~go_function: GO:0004386 - helicase activity [Evidence IEA]) — translation MGVKEDEGDSAVAMPVDEEYKGGNKFAQHMKKDEGGQSAFSKSKTLREQREFLPAFAVREDLLRVIRDNQVIVVVGETGSGKTTQLTQFLHEDGYSKFGLIGCTQPRRVAAMSVAKRVSEEMEVDLGSSVGYAIRFEDCTSDETVIKYMTDGVLLRESLVQPDLDKYSCIIMDEAHERALNTDVLMGLLKKVLTRRRDLKLIVTSATMNAERFSRFYGGAPEFIIPGRTFPVDVHFSRTPCEDYVDSAVKQVLAIHVSQGPGDILVFMTGQEDIEATCELVDERLKMLNDPPKLSILPIYSQMPAEQQAKIFERAAPGVRKVVVATNIAETSLTVDGIMYVVDSGYSKLKVYNPRMGMDTLQITPISQANANQRSGRAGRTGPGKAYRLFTEMAYKNELYLQTIPEIQRTSLSNTVLLLKSLDVKDLLDFDFMDPPPQETITTSLFELWSLGALDNLGDLTPLGRKMTPFPMDPPLAKLLITASSEYECSEEMLTIVSMLSVPSVFYRPKERQEESDAAREKFFVPESDHLTLLHVYTQWKSNGYSDSWCNKHFLHSKALRRAKEVREQLHDIMVAQKMPLVSCGTDWDVARKCICSGFYHQAARVKGIGEFINLRTSVTMQLHPTSALYGLGYVPEYVVYHELILTAKEYMSTVTAVDPHWLAELGGVFYSVKEKGYSQRERRVTELEFNRRMEIEAQIAADRERATADKQREQERNDPSRRKREVEVGSSVVRRPGVGARRIGGITASSLSSGASAGAGRGGGGGSVVKRPQVRKRGGRAF, via the exons ATGGGAGTTAAGGAGGATGAAGGGGATAGTGCTGTCGCTATGCCCGTTGATGAGGAGTATAAGGGTGGGAATAAGTTTGCGCAGCATatgaagaaggatgaggggGGTCAGAGTGCGTTTAGTAAGAGCAAGACGCTGCGCGAACAGAGAGAGTTCTTGCCGGCTTTTGCAGTCCGTGAGGATCTATTACGGGTTATTCGTGATAACCAggttattgttgttgttggtgaaACGGGCTCAGGAAAGACAACGCAATTAACACAATTCCTGCATGAGGACGGATACTCAAAGTTTGGTTTGATCGGGTGTACACAACCTCGCCGTGTGGCTGCTATGAGTGTCGCGAAACGTGTTAGTGAGGAAATGGAAGTGGATCTTGGCAGTTCTGTCGGATATGCAATTCGATTCGAGGATTGCACCAGCGATGAAACGGTCATCAAATATATGACGGATGGTGTCCTTCTACGAGAATCATTAGTTCAACCGGATCTCGACAAATATTCTTGCATTATTATGGACGAGGCACACGAGAGAGCATTGAACACCGATGTCCTGATGGGTCTTTTGAAAAAGGTCCtaacaagaagaagggatTTGAAGTTGATAGTCACATCAGCGACTATGAACGCGGAACGGTTTTCGCGCTTCTACGGCGGTGCGCCAGAATTCATCATCCCCGGGCGAACCTTCCCGGTTGATGTTCATTTCTCGCGCACCCCTTGTGAGGACTATGTCGACAGTGCAGTCAAGCAGGTCTTGGCTATCCATGTTTCGCAGGGACCAGGTGATATCCTTGTCTTTATGACAGGACAAGAAGACATTGAAGCGACGTGCGAGTTGGTTGATGAACGGCTGAAAATGTTGAATGACCCACCAAAGCTCAGCATCTTGCCCATATACAGTCAAATGCCGGCGGAGCAACAAGCGAAAATCTTCGAAAGAGCTGCCCCTGGTGTTCGCAAGGTGGTCGTCGCGACAAACATTGCTGAAACGAGCTTGACTGTCGACGGTATCATGTATGTCGTCGACTCTGGATACTCCAAATTGAAGGTCTACAACCCCCGGATGGGTATGGACACGCTTCAAATAACGCCGATCTCCCAAGCCAACGCCAACCAACGATCTGGAAGAGCGGGACGAACAGGCCCGGGAAAGGCCTACCGTTTATTCACAGAAATGGCGTATAAAAACGAACTCTACCTGCAGACGATTCCCGAAATCCAACGAACCAGtctttccaacacagtactTCTCCTCAAGTCACTCGACGTGAAAGACCTCTTGGACTTCGATTTCATGGACCCCCCACCGCAAGAGACAATCACGACCTCCTTATTTGAACTCTGGTCTCTAGGAGCCTTAGATAACCTCGGAGACCTAACGCCACTAGGCCGCAAAATGACACCCTTCCCAATGGACCCACCCCTcgccaaactcctcatcaCAGCATCCTCAGAATACGAATGCAGCGAGGAAATGCTTACCATTGTCTCCATGCTCTCCGTCCCAAGCGTCTTCTACCGCCCCAAAGAACGCCAGGAAGAATCCGATGCCGCGCGCGAGAAGTTCTTCGTCCCTGAATCCGACCACCTAACCCTCCTGCATGTCTACACACAATGGAAGTCCAACGGCTACTCAGACTCATGGTGCAATAAGCACTTCCTGCATTCAAAGGCCCTGCGACGCGCGAAGGAAGTCCGTGAGCAGTTGCATGATATCATGGTTGCGCAGAAGATGCCGCTTGTCAGCTGCGGGACGGACTGGGATGTTGCTCGGAAATGTATCTGCTCTGGGTTCTATCATCAGGCTGCTAGGGTGAAGGGTATTGGGGAGTTTATTAATCTGCGGACGAGTGTGACTATGCAGCTTCATCCGACTAGTGCTCTGTACGGTCTTGGATATGTACCTGAGTACGTGGTGTATCACGAGTTGATTCTCACTGCGAAGGAGTACATGTCGACCGTCACTGCCGTGGATCCACAC TGGCTCGCCGAACTCGGTGGTGTCTTCTACTCCGTCAAAGAGAAAGGCTACTCGCAACGCGAACGCCGCGTCACAGAACTAGAATTCAACCGCCGCATGGAAATCGAGGCCCAAATCGCCGCGGACCGTGAGCGCGCCACCGCTGATAAACAGCGCGAACAGGAACGCAACGATCCCTCAAGACGAAAACGTGAGGTGGAGGTGGGTTCGTCAGTTGTGCGACGGCCTGGTGTCGGTGCTAGGAGGATTGGGGGGATTACTGCGTCGTCTTTGTCGTCTGGTGCtagtgctggtgctggtcggggtggaggtggagggagTGTTGTGAAGAGGCCGCAGGTGAGGAAGAGGGGAGGAAGGGCATTCTAG
- a CDS encoding GMC family oxidoreductase (CAZy:AA3;~COG:E;~EggNog:ENOG410PJ6X;~InterPro:IPR012132,IPR036188,IPR027424,IPR000172, IPR007867;~PFAM:PF00732,PF05199;~SECRETED:SignalP(1-15);~go_function: GO:0016614 - oxidoreductase activity, acting on CH-OH group of donors [Evidence IEA];~go_function: GO:0050660 - flavin adenine dinucleotide binding [Evidence IEA];~go_process: GO:0055114 - oxidation-reduction process [Evidence IEA]): MRSFAGLALLPFAAAIPARVAQNTQSSYDYIVVGGGTAGLVVANRLSEHRNTSVLVIEAGGSVYNNTNVTDTTGYGNAFGTTIDWAYQTVDQEYGGGSPQTLRAGKALGGTSTINGMVYARAQDAQIDAWEAIGNKGWNWETLFPYFKKSEGFQVPSDYSFLQGSGVTYDSAAHGYEGPLKVGWPPAEENDGLAQTLNKTYQSLDVPVPYNQDLNGGDMVGFSLYPMTVDSKLNIREDAARAYYYPYQSRKNLHVLLHAHANKLTWKNNEDVTADGVEVILANGTTTVIRANREVILSAGSLKSPVLLELSGIGNKAILSKYGIKTKVDLPTVGENLQDQMNNAIEYNSKKNHTQLPDFISYPTISQLFPNTSSQIGARLYKQLPSYAAKVASANGNVTKASDLERFFRIQWNLIFKSKIPVAEVLIEPSGDIFDTEYWSLIPFSRGNIHISSADPTAAATIDPKYFMLDFDFQSQVQVSRFIRELYSTEPFADQVGVEISPGLSTVSADAVDAAWSDFLKSGYRSNFHPISTAAMMPKEIGGVVDTSLKVYGTSNVRVVDASVLPFQVCGHLQSTIYAVAERAADIIKAGI, translated from the exons ATGCGTAGCTTCGCTGGCCTCGCACTTCTCCCCTTTGCAGCCGCCATTCCAGCGCGCGTTGCACAAAATACCCAGTCAAGCTACGATTACATCGTCGTTGGAGGAGGTACCGCCGGTCTGGTCGTTGCCAACCGTCTCTCCGAACATCGGAACACTTCCGTGCTGGTCATCGAAGCTGGAGGATCCGTATACAACAACACCAATGTGACCGACACAACAGGATACGGCAACGCCTTTGGCACCACTATAGACTGGGCATACCAAACCGTGGACCAGGAGTATGGTGGAGGATCGCCACAGACACTGCGAGCCGGGAAGGCCCTTGGTGGAACCAGTACTATCAACGGCATGGTTTACGCTCGTGCGCAAGATGCACAGATTGACGCCTGGGAGGCCATTGGGAACAAGGGTTGGAACTGGGAGACCCTTTTCCCATACTTCAAGAAGAGTGAAGGCTTCCAGGTTCCTAGTGATTACTCCTTCCTGCAGGGCTCTGGCGTCACCTACGATTCTGCTGCCCATGGATACGAGGGCCCGTTGAAGGTTGGCTGGCCACCTGCGGAAGAGAACGATGGTCTCGCACAGACTTTGAACAAGACGTACCAGAGCTTGGATGTCCCGGTTCCCTACAACCAGGATCTCAATGGAGGCGATATGGTTGGATTCAGTCTTTACCCGATGACCGTGGACTCGAAATTGAACATTCGTGAGGATGCTGCACGCGCCTACTACTACCCGTACCAGTCTCGGAAGAACTTGCATGTCCTGCTCCACGCGCACGCCAACAAATTGACATGGAAGAATAATGAGGATGTCACTGCTGATGGCGTCGAGGTGATACTGGCGAACGGCACCACAACGGTCATTCGTGCGAACCGGGAGGTCATTCTCTCCGCAGGATCATTGAAGTCGCCTGTTCTGCTCGAGCTTTCCGGTATTGGAAACAAAGC TATTCTTTCCAAGTACGGCATCAAGACCAAGGTCGACCTCCCCACCGTCGGCGAAAACCTGCAAGATCAAATGAACAACGCTATTGAATACAACTCCAAGAAGAATCACACCCAGCTCCCCGACTTTATCTCGTACCCAACTATCTCGCAGCTCTTCCCCAACACCTCCTCCCAAATCGGCGCTCGTCTGTACAAGCAGCTGCCCAGCTACGCTGCCAAGGTCGCCTCGGCCAACGGCAACGTCACCAAGGCCAGCGATCTCGAGCGTTTTTTCAGGATCCAGTGGAATCTGATCTTCAAATCGAAGATCCCCGTGGCCGAAGTCCTGATCGAGCCATCTGGAGACATCTTCGACACTGAATACTGGTCTCTTATCCCTTTCTCGCGCGGAAACATCCACATCTCCTCTGCGGACCCCACCGCTGCTGCCACTATCGACCCCAAGTATTTCATGCTGGACTTTGACTTCCAGTCTCAGGTCCAGGTGTCTCGGTTCATCCGTGAGTTGTACAGCACCGAGCCGTTCGCGGACCAGGTTGGGGTTGAGATCAGCCCTGGATTATCCACTGTTTCTGCTGATGCTGTTGATGCGGCTTGGTCAGACTTCCTCAAGTCAGGCT ACCGTTCAAACTTCCACCCCATCTCTACCGCAGCCATGATGCCAAAAGAAATTGGAGGAGTTGTTGACACGTCGCTCAAGGTCTATGGAACTTCTAATGTTCGCGTCGTTGATGCTTCTGTTCTTCCTTTCCAGGTCTGCGGACATTTGCAGAGCACCATCTACGCGGTTGCCGAGCGTGCGGCGGATATTATCAAGGCTGGTATTTAG
- a CDS encoding putative C6 transcription factor (COG:K;~EggNog:ENOG410PHTN;~InterPro:IPR036864,IPR007219,IPR001138;~PFAM:PF00172,PF04082;~TransMembrane:1 (o529-548i);~go_function: GO:0000981 - DNA-binding transcription factor activity, RNA polymerase II-specific [Evidence IEA];~go_function: GO:0003677 - DNA binding [Evidence IEA];~go_function: GO:0008270 - zinc ion binding [Evidence IEA];~go_process: GO:0006351 - transcription, DNA-templated [Evidence IEA];~go_process: GO:0006355 - regulation of transcription, DNA-templated [Evidence IEA]), producing MPFQPLESAPLNPPSQTPTNAGPLHPRSLSGSYNVASNPSAVSQPSHEHLNSHSCVTCRRRKVRCNKRSPCSNCMKAGIECVFPAPGRAPRKQRRQQDPELLSRLRRLEGMIEQIKDNKTDNVSLPSRSPVESVANAANEQPQPIGKGKEQAVGGEHQECPFMVDQDPTKLAPQKLENEFGRLVIDEGRSRYVSNRFWATMGDEIEELQDILDPSSSEDEDYPSPESSTGSTGHDGFLFGFYSLSHSLRGYHPPPEQVTFLWNVYLENVAPVISLLHRPTLSTLFNGPAQNPDLLDKNSEALVVTIYFVTAVSLSQEQCQLKLGESREAVVSRYRFAVEQALSKANLLNTQNLMLLQAAVLFLIGVRREDDTKFAWAMTSVVLRLAQGLGLHRDGTNFGLKPFETEIRRRLWWHICLLDICTSEDHGTDTQLHEKLYDTRLPLNVNDDDIAPDMQEPPVEREGCSEMTFSLVRFEITTVLRRVSYNCPGGRYRLGHTQPSPDTCGNMLQAVNHRMEERYLRHCDMNIPIYWVCATVARLILAKTWLIIHHPMTRGDRGAKLSSASRENLFFTSIEVIEFARLLENNEHTSKWGWLFTTYKHWHAIALILSELCVRPLCPITDRAWLAVHSVYGRLEQHAKQKKGMMWRPIAKLMKRAAAVRAKQREEMQTEPTACPAITDPTFSPAQSGQGCANLCLPQFMPRIEAPFDTQVSMPTPSQVSYNQQPAMGLGDIDISKGDMGVINDLFPGTDFLAVDHTAQSPVIRTDTSAGIPNAPMAPMDDQQVPSNSRLNWEEWDQVMRDFQMDLQRTQDSQPFGNMSDWLA from the coding sequence ATGCCATTCCAGCCACTCGAATCCGCACCTCTGAATCCTCCGTCGCAAACTCCCACCAACGCGGGTCCACTGCATCCCAGAAGCTTGTCTGGTAGCTATAACGTTGCCTCCAATCCCAGCGCTGTTTCACAACCATCGCACGAACATTTAAACTCGCATAGCTGTGTCACATGTCGCCGGAGAAAGGTACGCTGCAATAAAAGGTCACCATGCTCGAATTGCATGAAGGCGGGGATCGAATGCGTCTTCCCTGCTCCCGGAAGAGCCCCCCGCAAGCAAAGACGGCAACAAGACCCGGAATTACTGTCGCGGCTAAGGCGTCTGGAGGGCATGATCGAGCAGATCAAGGATAATAAGACCGACAATGTGTCACTTCCGTCACGGTCTCCCGTCGAAAGTGTCGCGAATGCAGCCAACGAGCAACCACAGCCAATTGGGAAAGGCAAAGAACAAGCTGTGGGAGGAGAACACCAAGAGTGTCCGTTTATGGTTGACCAAGACCCCACAAAGCTAGCACCGCAGAAGCTGGAAAATGAATTTGGGCGGCTGGTCATTGATGAAGGACGGAGTCGTTATGTGAGCAATCGGTTTTGGGCAACTATGGGTGACGAGATTGAGGAGTTGCAGGACATCCTTGATCCTTCTTCGTCGGAAGACGAAGACTATCCTTCTCCGGAGTCGTCTACAGGCTCGACTGGTCATGACGGATTCTTATTTGGCTTCTACTCGCTATCTCATTCCCTGAGGGGTTACCATCCACCCCCAGAGCAGGTTACCTTTCTTTGGAATGTCTACCTGGAAAATGTGGCACCGGTGATATCTCTTCTTCACAGACCTACATTAAGTACCCTCTTCAATGGCCCCGCGCAGAATCCTGATCTCCTGGATAAAAATTCCGAGGCATTGGTAGTCACGATATACTTTGTTACCGCTGTCAGTCTGTCGCAGGAACAATGCCAATTGAAATTGGGTGAAAGCCGTGAAGCAGTGGTTAGCCGCTATCGGTTTGCCGTTGAACAGGCATTGTCCAAAGCGAATCTGCTGAATACTCAAAACTTGATGCTTCTCCAAGCAGCCGTACTTTTCCTTATCGGTGTGCGTCGGGAGGACGATACGAAGTTTGCCTGGGCCATGACGTCGGTTGTTCTTCGGCTCGCTCAAGGACTTGGCCTGCATCGGGATGGCACAAATTTCGGTCTGAAACCCTTCGAAACAGAGATACGTCGACGGTTGTGGTGGCACATCTGCTTGTTGGACATCTGTACTTCTGAAGACCACGGAACTGATACACAACTTCATGAAAAGCTGTACGACACTCGACTCCCACTGAACGTCAATGACGATGATATAGCACCTGACATGCAGGAACCTCCTGTCGAGCGGGAAGGCTGTTCAGAAATGACCTTCTCTTTGGTTCGTTTTGAGATCACCACCGTCCTTCGTCGGGTAAGCTATAATTGTCCGGGTGGCCGATACCGCCTTGGACATACGCAACCGTCTCCTGATACGTGTGGAAACATGCTTCAAGCGGTGAACCACCGCATGGAAGAGCGATATCTAAGACATTGTGATATGAATATTCCAATATATTGGGTCTGCGCTACTGTTGCTCGCTTAATATTGGCGAAGACTTGGCTtatcatccatcatccaatGACCCGAGGTGATCGTGGGGCCAAATTATCAAGTGCATCCCGAGAGAATCTCTTTTTTACTTCAATCGAAGTGATTGAATTTGCTCGCTTATTGGAAAACAATGAGCACACGTCCAAATGGGGTTGGCTATTCACCACTTACAAGCATTGGCATGCTATAGCTTTGATTCTATCCGAGCTTTGTGTCCGTCCTCTTTGTCCGATTACCGATCGGGCGTGGCTGGCAGTGCATTCTGTGTATGGAAGGTTAGAGCAGCATGCTAAGCAAAAGAAGGGCATGATGTGGCGGCCAATAGCAAAGTTGATGAAACGAGCTGCTGCTGTCCGGGCCAAACAACGGGAAGAAATGCAGACTGAGCCAACAGCTTGTCCAGCGATAACTGACCCTACATTCTCACCAGCACAATCGGGACAGGGATGTGCTAATCTTTGCCTTCCTCAATTCATGCCTCGTATTGAAGCTCCTTTCGACACACAGGTTTCAATGCCTACTCCGTCGCAGGTGTCGTATAATCAACAGCCGGCCATGGGCCTTGGTGATATCGATATCTCTAAGGGGGATATGGGTGTCATCAACGATCTTTTTCCGGGTACGGACTTTTTGGCTGTTGACCATACGGCCCAGTCACCAGTTATCAGGACAGACACATCAGCTGGCATCCCAAACGCCCCAATGGCACCGAtggacgaccaacaagtccCGTCGAATTCGCGACTCAATTGGGAAGAATGGGATCAAGTTATGCGTGACTTCCAGATGGACCTGCAAAGAACGCAGGATAGTCAGCCGTTTGGGAATATGTCCGACTGGCTCGCATGA
- a CDS encoding class-II fumarase/aspartase family protein (COG:F;~EggNog:ENOG410PK0Y;~InterPro:IPR022761,IPR019468,IPR024083,IPR008948, IPR000362;~PFAM:PF10397,PF00206;~go_function: GO:0003824 - catalytic activity [Evidence IEA]), giving the protein MSISAFDSRIFRNLFGTEEIRRIFTDEAYAQYLIHTEAALARAESMVGLIPRDAGPAITAALDTVKLDFERLSQETEIVGYPVLPLVMQLVQHTPEAMGKYIHWGATTQDIMDVASMLQMKEGLKLVERELNTLIEILTSLSEKHRDTPMAGRTHLQHALPCTFGYKCAVYLSSILRHKDRLQQLRERCLLVQFGGAAGTLASLGTDDSGLRVRAQLAKELGLEDPIITWHVARDNIGEVLGYLALIGGTLGKIALDLIIMSSNEMDEVSEPFVPHRGASSTMPQKRNPISSEVILAASKLLRSHASLGLDAMAVDFERASGPWHLEWAAIPEAFTVAVGALYQTNFALGGLVVKEASMMKNLLFTRGLIVGEAVMMSLGEFIGRQQAHDVVYNACKTAIEEDQALLDVLKADPRVVEHLGEHKLAQLCDPLNYLGSCKLMVDRVVNKAKGNRV; this is encoded by the exons ATGTCCATCTCCGCCTTTGACTCGCGAATCTTCCGCAATCTGTTCGGCACAGAGGAAATCCGTCGCATTTTCACCGATGAAGCCTACGCTCAATATCTCATTCACACTGAAGCGGCGTTGGCTCGTGCCGAGTCCATGGTCGGATTGATCCCTCGTGACGCCGGACCCGCCATCACGGCCGCCCTTGATACGGTCAAGTTAGA CTTCGAGAGGCTATCACAAGAGACCGAGATTGTGGGATACCCCGTTCTTCCGCTAGTCATGCAGTTGGTGCAGCACACCCCCGAAGCGATGGGGAAATACATCCATTGGGGTGCAACCACCCAGGACATCATGGACGTGGCCTCAATGCTGCAAATGAAGGAAGGATTGAAGTTGGTCGAGAGGGAACTAAATACACTCATTGAGATCCTGACCTCCTTGTCGGAAAAACATCGGGACAC TCCAATGGCTGGTCGAACCCACCTCCAGCACGCTTTGCCCTGTACCTTTGGATACAAATGTGCCGTCTATCTTTCTAGTATTTTACGACACAAGGACCGACTTCAACAGCTACGAGAACGGTGCCTCTTAGTCCAGTTCGGAGGCGCGGCGGGCACGCTCGCCTCTTTGGGAACTGACGATAGTGGGCTACGCGTCCGAGCACAACTAGCCAAAGAATTAGGTCTAGAAGACCCCATAATTACATGGCACGTGGCTCGCGATAATATCGGGGAGGTCCTTGGATATCTGGCCCTGATTGGGGGAACGCTGGGGAAGATCGCCCTAGACCTCATCATTATGTCCTCGAACGAGATGGACGAGGTCTCGGAGCCGTTTGTGCCTCATCGCGGAGCATCTTCCACTATGCCGCAGAAGCGGAATCCGATCTCCAGTGAGGTCATCCTGGCTGCATCCAAGTTGCTGCGATCGCATGCCTCATTGGGGTTGGATGCTATGGCGGTGGACTTTGAGCGAGCGTCGGGTCCCTGGCATCTGGAATGGGCCGCCATCCCCGAAGCATTTACCGTGGCAGTGGGTGCGCTGTACCAGACCAACTTTGCTCTCGGAGGACTGGTGGTTAAAGAAGCctcgatgatgaagaatCTCCTTTTTACTAGAGGATTGATTGTTGGAGAAGCGGTAATGATGAGCCTAGGTGAGTTCATCGGTCGGCAACAGGCCCACGACGTAGTCTACAATGCATGCAAGACGGCTATAGAAGAGGACCAGGCATTATTGGATGTTCTCAAGGCGGATCCCAGAGTGGTGGAACACTTGGGAGAACACAAGTTGGCCCAGTTGTGTGATCCGTTGAATTATCTTGGGAGCTGCAAGTTGATGGTCGATAGAGTGGTCAATAAGGCCAAAGGAAATAGAGTATAA
- a CDS encoding uncharacterized protein (COG:S;~EggNog:ENOG410PK7P;~InterPro:IPR001077,IPR036388,IPR016461,IPR029063, IPR036390;~PFAM:PF00891;~go_function: GO:0008168 - methyltransferase activity [Evidence IEA];~go_function: GO:0008171 - O-methyltransferase activity [Evidence IEA]), whose translation MSLSRLIESINTAAANTNSNKVDDNVRKELLQACETLRSAYETPLDIVTRLYYSSPQAIVLRLGIDLKLFDAVVKLSDESTNGEVKVQQLADETGAEPLLLARIMKFLATMRIVREASKDSFISTPSTAAFVSNSPLAAVVIHGTHFLTILSKLPEFYAQKGWKSPDDADDGPFQFAMGTQSHYFDFLSSEPYYQKAFNTTMTAPFRRKGQSWFSFFPVKEKLRVEDSTAPLLVDIGGGKGEDTLAFRDKFPHLPGKIILQDLPAVVEGVQDTTPPVEVQGYNFFDKQPVKGAKAYYLRTVLHNWPDMQALQILARVREAMTPDSLLLINEVLVPETNRSLCSVVADLAMMTSYAALERTQAQFKALLSEAGFELVNIWRPEEAKVESSQQAVLLEARLKR comes from the exons ATGAGTCTCTCCAGACTTATCGAGTCTATCAACACGGCGGCTGCCAATACCAATTCCAACAAGGTGGACGACAACGTACGCAAGGAACTGCTTCAGGCCTGTGAGACATTACGGAGTGCATATGAGACACCTTTGGATATTGTCACCCGGTTGTATTACTCC AGTCCTCAAGCGATTGTGCTTCGGTTGGGGATTGATTTAAAGCTATTCGATGCTGTGGTCAAGTTGTCAGACGAGAGCACGAATGGGGAGGTCAAAGTCCAGCAACTTGCGGATGAAACGGGTGCAGAACCGTTGCTTCTGG CACGTATCATGAAGTTTTTGGCCACTATGAGAATTGTTCGAGAGGCCTCCAAAGACTCTTTCATCTCAACTCCATCGACAGCAGCCTTCGTCTCGAACTCGCCTCTTGCAGCAGTTGTGATTCATGG AACCCACTTTCTTACCATTCTCTCAAAGCTTCCCGAGTTCTATGCacaaaaaggatggaagagTCCAGATGATGCGGACGACGGTCCATTCCAGTTCGCCATGGGTACTCAGTCACACTATTTCGACTTTCTGTCATCAGAACCATACTATCAGAAAGCATTCAATACTACTATGACTGCTCCTTTTCGAAGGAAGGGCCAGAGTTGGTTTAGCTTCTTTCCAGTCAAGGAGAAACTACGTGTTGAAGACTCAACGGCTCCTTTGTTGGTCGACATCGGCGGTGGCAAGGGCGAGGATACTCTCGCCTTCAGAGACAAGTTTCCTCACTTGCCTGGAAAGATAATACTACAAGATTTGCCTGCAGTTGTTGAAGGAGTCCAAGACACGACGCCACCGGTCGAAGTACAAGGATACAATTTCTTCGACAAACAGCCCGTCAAGGGGGCGAAGGCATACTACTTGCGCACAGTCCTGCACAATTGGCCTGACATGCAGGCTCTTCAGATCCTGGCTCGAGTCCGCGAGGCCATGACTCCAGATTCTTTGTTGCTGATCAACGAGGTTCTGGTGCCGGAGACAAACCGGTCCTTGTGTTCTGTCGTGGCGGATCTAGCGATGATGACTTCGTATGCGGCGTTGGAGCGGACGCAGGCGCAATTCAAGGCATTGCTGAGCGAGGCTGGGTTTGAGCTGGTCAATATTTGGAGGCCTGAAGAAGCCAAGGTTGAGTCATCGCAGCAGGCCGTGTTGTTGGAGGCTCGTCTGAAGCGGTGA
- the OST2 gene encoding putative oligosaccharyl transferase subunit Dad1 (BUSCO:EOG09265JA7;~COG:O;~EggNog:ENOG410PQXP;~InterPro:IPR003038;~PFAM:PF02109;~TransMembrane:2 (i61-85o91-109i);~go_component: GO:0008250 - oligosaccharyltransferase complex [Evidence IEA];~go_component: GO:0016021 - integral component of membrane [Evidence IEA]) gives MAPKRHAAATTTPSTPPTTTTNTTPSTLSSGPATLKSNSSPFEIAHYVLNQYLTTTPQRTMLLDAFMGFLAVVAVSQFLYCVLAGNYPFNAFLSGFCAAVGQFVLTASLRMQTSGGGNDGKGGKAGGKGKSVRIAEEEKEESGGEVSHERAFADYVFGSVILHFFCVNFIN, from the exons ATGGCCCCGAAACGACACGCAGCAGCAACTACAACCCCATCCACCCCcccaacaaccaccaccaacaccacacCCTCTACCCTCTCCTCCGGCCCAGCCACCCTAAAATCCAACTCCTCCCCTTTCGAAATCGCCCACTATGTGCTGAACCAGTACCTCACGACTACACCGCAGCGCACGATGCTGCTGGACGCCTTCATGGGATTTCTGGCGGTTGTCGCGGTATCGCAGTTCCTGTACTGTGTGCTGGCGGGAAATTATCCGTTTAATGCGTTTCTGAGTGGGTTCTGTGCGGCTGTGGGGCAGTTTGTGCTCACGGCGAGTTTGAGGATGCAAactagtggtggtggtaatgATGGGAAGGGTGGGAAGGCTGgtgggaaggggaagagtgTGAGgattgcggaggaggagaaggaagagagtgGTGGTGAGGTTTCACATGAGAG GGCATTCGCGGACTATGTCTTCGGAAGTGTGATCTTGCATTTCTTCTGCGTCAACTTTATCAACTAA